One Styela clava chromosome 4, kaStyClav1.hap1.2, whole genome shotgun sequence genomic window, CAATTAAGAGTGTGAGTTACCTTCTCGGACACATGTGTTCTTCCAATTGCCGTCTCCAATCAACACCTTGGGATTAGATCCACATTTGTAACATACGAAATCATAATCAATATCGAGTAATGCACAAAAGTGATAAAAACCATTTCTTATTGTTGTTTCTTCCACAGAGTCATCGAACAATGTCCTTAGACTAGTACCAACAGATATGTGATTCTGGAAATGGAAAAAGATTTCTCATTACCCTTGAATACGAAAAACATTTGGCATctggaaatatatattatgaagcAATTGATGTGGTACATCTCTAGTGGATAATATAGTTGCAAATTATCAGATCTGGAATTTTTTGCAATTCACTGTTTTATGTTATGCATCTACGaacaaatgtaaataaaattaatttgtggcACTTTTACATGATTAAGATTCTATTAAATTGTATCTATTTAAGTAATTATCTCAGTTAATTATCAATCTAATTAtaagtataattttattatcattttgtaTGGGAATTCATAGGAGTAATCATgatcataatatcacaactttTTTCAGGACAATAACATGACTGACATCTAAGACACACAGCAGtatattagatattttttagGTATGCAACCGGTAAATAAATGGAAAAGGTTGGCAAAATGGATGGCACCCTATACACAAGGTTTACTCACAAGTAAGGACTATGGGCAATTAAAATAACagttgataaaacaaaatagaaaaccTACTTCCACTCCTTTCATCAAATAGACACATAGCTTTAATGAAAGAATCGTTCTATTATTGAAGTTATGAAATCCACTTTGGTACTCTTGGAATCTAACAATCAATCCACATGACacacattttttattcattatggTAATTcctgagataaaaaaaaaatatgaaattcataaACTTTGATTACCAGAGTCATCAAGCAAAGTACGAAAATAGTTGAACAATCTTCACAATAGTAATTTTACAAGCACTGTATTAGTAGTAATCTCACCATTCCACTTCTGACCCAGACTGTACACTGTTGCCTTTTTCCTTTCAAATATCATCAAATCACCCTGGCAGTGAGGGCAATGATTTTCAGGAGGACAGAAAATATCAGGTGGGGATAATTCACTCAAATGCGTTATCATTCTTGACGAATGATCGAAAGGTATTTTTTTAGACATCAAATACTTCATTGAAAGGACATCCATCTCAGAAATTGTTCGGGTACTGGgaatactgaaataaaaatcaacatAAATAAGATTGAAGGGTCAAAATGTCCAACACCTGATATTTATCACTCATACCTGGTTTTCTTGAACAGATCTGCATCATTCGATGCTAAATTCCACTTGCATAAAATTTCGTGAATGCATGTCCTCGTTTCATTAGAAATGGGACATGCACAAGACCAGCGACAAATATCTTGGTCGAATGTTACTCGAACTCGACCTAACTTCGAATAATACTGCGCTGTTTCCTCAAAAACGGAAAAGTATATTTGTCTATCTTTATACCCAAGACTAGCGAAGTCAAGACGAACAGCAAGGGGACAACATTTATCATTGCAAGCATTCAACAAATTTAAGCACAGCTCTTCCCTCTCTGCACCTATCATATTTATTCGCCTCAAATATGATAGTGCAGAAATTTGCAGAGTGTTGCCGGTACTTGTTACCATTTGTGCATTATTTACAGCCTCTAGATGGACACACTCGAATCCGGGATTTTGCGAATTTTCCATTGCATGAAGACAATTACTATTAGAACACCTACTGACACCAAGTTTCAAATGCTTCTGAACATGAATTGGTGCCAGCAAACCGGCTGACTGAGCAACCATGTAGATTCCATTTGCGGAATCAACACATATGCATGGATGTTTTACTTGTATAATTTTATGTTCTATCTGTCCATGATTTCTCAACGAAATCAAGTTGACAAAACACTTTCCACATATACGGCATTGATACATAGCACTTGCATCtgaaaatacataaatttcaaaacattcagTCATGTTACCACAATGACATGCCTCAAACTTATTTCAATGACACTGACAATGAGAAGCCTTCACATAAATAGTATAAAACCCACAATTCTCATTTAAATATGTAATTCTTTTTTAGTTATATAAAGCCAGCGTCTGTAAACTTTTGTTGTTCGTGGGCCAAAATCAAAGGCTGCAA contains:
- the LOC144411704 gene encoding uncharacterized protein LOC144411704 produces the protein MEYNGAFEGSKSEILEKLSSGSECPLCHPKTAIVHLGKHLEVMHLNNAISFSNVFILPCRRKCFALFRKSESEKKRSHFHCPYCPKMYGRSAYLKSHLSSQRGKCCSSKLECNQKSGLKSDGFKKRRLQENTLFSVIPEQYGYAKTKKEIEYDASAMYQCRICGKCFVNLISLRNHGQIEHKIIQVKHPCICVDSANGIYMVAQSAGLLAPIHVQKHLKLGVSRCSNSNCLHAMENSQNPGFECVHLEAVNNAQMVTSTGNTLQISALSYLRRINMIGAEREELCLNLLNACNDKCCPLAVRLDFASLGYKDRQIYFSVFEETAQYYSKLGRVRVTFDQDICRWSCACPISNETRTCIHEILCKWNLASNDADLFKKTSIPSTRTISEMDVLSMKYLMSKKIPFDHSSRMITHLSELSPPDIFCPPENHCPHCQGDLMIFERKKATVYSLGQKWNGITIMNKKCVSCGLIVRFQEYQSGFHNFNNRTILSLKLCVYLMKGVENHISVGTSLRTLFDDSVEETTIRNGFYHFCALLDIDYDFVCYKCGSNPKVLIGDGNWKNTCVREAKTPQSSIPQGDEVDCQRSWSNYQMEILGRGIYGSQCNPWKNEIGYDTIVPWIGEKSRGVVLNTEYKKGVLVEAPDKKKESDGTVTHEEIMNILHDKANVLSLQHGYYQFHIYESIDYAPPECEDK